The Bactrocera dorsalis isolate Fly_Bdor chromosome 3, ASM2337382v1, whole genome shotgun sequence genomic interval AAGTCCTCATTAAATAGTCCATCAGTAACTATTTTCGGATATGGTCCTTTGATTTCAACACGTACCGCTGAAGCGGCGTGCCATTGAGCCAACTTTTTCAATGCGGCCTTGGTGTGTTCCATGTCGAAACCCTCAAGACGATTGACATTTTTGAAGCCATAGGGACGTAAATCCTCCACGAGTACAATACCGAATTTGGATGGCGTCTTTAGATCGTAATATTTTGTTCCGAATTTTACGTCAACACCCGCATCTCTATACATTTGCTCCATTTCCGGTATCACATCTTTATACATGACATTTTCGGTATCAAATATATTATGATCCTTCGCCAATAATTCCTGCACCGCATCGATGGGCTGTTTGTTCATATATGAGAAATTCTTTGTTTCTCCATCTAAAATACGAAGATAtaaacttttacaattttatactcgtatgctcCCACAAGTagtgcaataaattaatttttacttgcCTTCAAGCTCTGCGTCTAAATTCACCGAAACCAAGAGTGTGGAGTAATTTTCGCCAGCGCCTTCCGACATTTTggcaatgaaatttttaatccgTTTAAAATTCGGTACATTTTTCTGTAGCAGATCTACAAATAGTTGGGGAGTTAACCCTTAGCATTCGGTGCGCTATTGGCTGCAGCACCATTATTAGTAGTTTCCTTTGGTTGGTGCTTTCGGTATTTGAGCAGTTTCAAACACTCAATAAAATTGTCATGATAGTACTTAATAAAGCAATCAAAGTGTTTCGATTTCACATCAATCCTGAAGGAAGGTATAAACAATGGAAATCATTCCCCTGTGAACGATAACACACGCACTGAAAATCGACGAAATACGTGGACATAATCCTCCATGAGTATAAGACCGAATTCGGATGGTGTCTCTATATCATAGTATTGTGGTGAGAACTTCACTTCAACACCCACTTCACCATGCATTTGCTCCAGCCCCGGTATCACATCACTGTACATGGTGCGTtccgtaaaaaatatattatgaccAGCAAAGAGTTTTTGTATGGATTCGATGGGTAGCTTTATCATGTACGACATCTGCTTTGAAGTACCAGCTAGAAAACccaaagatatatatttttttcaattttttttacaaagattAATATATTAATCACTTACACTCCAGTTCCACGTCAATATTCACTAAGCCCATGAGTGTGGCATAATTTTCGCCAGCAGCTTGTGCCGGTGGCACTGTGAAATTTTTAACGCACTTAAAAGAACTTGAAAAGAACttagaaattttctaaaaagttttgcGCAAGCATTTATCTATATAGCGTATTAATTAGCAGAACTTACTTCCGTTGCATCAATTGTTCAtacttatctatgtatgtacgctcatagaTATCGAATGTCTGAAAATTTAGTAGAGCTTTGGGATCCGTTTTGTCGCTGTGGAAAACTTTTCTTAAGaacaacaaacattttatttgttgatAGTAATTAAGAGTCTAAAATAATGTTCATGAGAGCCTTACATATAAACATGTAGCGTATTTAGTCACTGAGTAGAAACTTAAATACTGAAAGAAGAAAACAAAGTTCAAAGCTTATTCAAATAATGTTTATATTTGAGCTCTTAAAAATTGAACTCGAAATTTGTATTGCTGCTGCCAAAGAGATTAACTTAAATCTCTTGTCACAATTATTTTTGAGTAAAGCTATGGAGTTAACAATTTTtggctaaaaaaaatttcggcttTTTTAAGAAAGTTagtaaaaattgtacaaaaaatatttctatattgtCGTTTGAGCGAATCTCTTTTTATTATGAAGGAGAGGGACTGAGTGAGAGCAATGGAAATATTTAGTATGTCAATAAATAATTCTCTGctcaattatattttgtttaccgatatgtttgtttatgttgtaAACTTGAAATATAAGTAGCTctgcatttttttcttaatcttatacaatataaaaaccGGTTTCTTCCAGGCGACTTAAGTTAGTTTGCCCATTTTTTGACAAATCTATTTTTATTACCCATCAGACTTATAATCATACATTCCTCGGGTAAacgcagatttttttttttcttttaaaaaattaaatattttattggaatttttcattgttataaaCATATGGTATTAAcaaggaaattttaaaatttttggaaaataatattttaaactcggccattgcgatggcatttccggtgacccctcggaagaAAGATttgcccgcgttggcaggataactccttataggataatctaaaataaaaaatttacttagaatttcgacgaaggaaaaaaactgaaaactggatttttcacattttatttttacaaaaaaaaaaaaattgaaatttcagtgaaaatttggcaaagttttttttttcaaatattttactaaaagattacgcaaaaaattattttaaacttaatatCGTTATTaccgtttttatttatatttattgtgtcttttatatttacacacagTATTTACCAATTAGCTCTCTTCATTGGaccaaaatcaatttaaatttagaaaatcagTTAGAGTCGACATTTTTTCTTCATGTACAAAtacatttaattcaattaaaattaaatatatgctATATGTCAATGTATAGCAATTTCTTTTAGAACAGAATTATTGTACCTTAGTCACTAGAAAGCACCACGATGATAAAGCCAAGGAAAAAGGGCTTCAATGTGTTGCCGATAACGTGAATTTGTATACATCACCCTTTTAATAGCCATGCCTTTTTCTGTCATGTCCATTAAATTGGTTAAATTAGCTCCTCCCTTTGCTTCGAGAAGCACGAGGGGCAAGTGACAAACAACAAAGTTCACAGCTGTGAAGAAAAAACGAAGAATATTACAGAGATAATAAATCTCATTTGGTATTTCACTTTCCACTCACCGAAAGGGCCATATTTGAGCATGGCTATATGGATTTCTTTGAGCGTAGGTAATTTTTTGGGATATTTCAGTAATTTCAAGTACTCAATCAAATTATCATGatagtatttaataaaataatcgaaatgCTTTAGTTTCAAATCCAGGCTCGTTGACGATAGCAGCAAAAAATATAGATCAATCATCGGTGAACCATATCGCGTCAACTGAAGGTCAACGAAATACGTTTCCTTCAGTTTACCCGCGTCATCATATTGGAACATAATATTGTTGACCCAGAAGTCACCATGATTTAAAACGTTGAACTCATTTGGATCGATGTTCATCAGCGGACGTAATTCGTCTGCATAATACCTATGGCATCgttgctgaaataaaaaaacaaaaaacaatagaataaaaaaaacacacacacacacttattttACATGAAGCTAAAGCCTCGGTGCATACCAAACTATCGTAGTATTCTTCATGGCCTTCATACGTGCGAGCACATTCCATATATAATGGCGCCGTTAATTCGATCATCATTTCCAGCATTGTTAACATGCCCTCGTTAAATATTCCTTCAGTAACTACTTTCGGATATTGTCCTTTGGTTTCAACACGCACCGCTGAGGCGGCGTGCCATTGTGCTAACTTTTTCAATGCGGCCTTAGTGTGTTCCATGTCGAAACCCTCAAGACGATTGACATTTTTGAAGCCATACGGACGTAAATCCTCCATGAGTACAACACCGAATTTGGATGGCGTCTTTAGATCGTAATGTTTTGTTCCGAATGTCACGTCAACACCCGCATCTCTATACATTTGTTCCATTTCCGGTATCACATCTTTATACATGGCATTTTCTGTATCAATTATATTATGATAATTCGCCATTAATTCCTGCACCGCGTCGACGGGCACTTTGATCACATATGGGAAATTTTGTACTTTCCCATCTAAAATACGaacaaataaattgcaaaagtaaattttatatgcTCTCACAAGGAGTgcaataaactaatttttacttGCCTTCAAGCTCTGCGTCTAAATTCACCGATGCCAAGATACTGACGTAATTTTCGCCAGCGGCTTCCCAGACTTCGGcggtaaaatttttaatgctcTTAAAATTTGGTACATTTTTCTTCAGCAGATCTGCAAATAGTTCCGCGGTCAGCCATTCGGGGATTTGACCCTCAGCATTAGGTGCGTCTTTGGCTGCGGCACCATTATTAGTAGTTTCCGTTGCGCTTTTTATGATTTCCGCAGGATCATTTGTACCAACTTCGGTTGTTGCTGACATCTTACTTTTGTAAGTTTGTGCTTTTTTCACTCaactattttcactttttttgacTAAGAGAGTCTTAAAGTATACAATGTGTGCCCAACACGTCTAAACCGATCGCTGTACGGAGTATAACTATTCGAAAAGAGCGTTGCCTTAGCCTTAATAACGTAAATTGTGTGGTGATGTTTCGTAGTTAATTTAACCCTttataggtatatgtatgtaagtcactcagaaattttaatattttcgaggatcttttttttttaattaatttatttcaaagataaACTGACCGCTATAAACATTTCCGCTCATTCATACCAGCgacatatgtaaatacgtattaaaatttacttgaaCGACTTGCATAATCAGTTCGTTGAACTTATAGACTTCCTAAGGCGGGCTTTTGACTTAAGTTTAAATCTGACTAATTCTCTTACTAGGCATTTGAAGAGTTGGCGCAAccttttttagaaataaaaaaaatgcatatgtcTATacgtttttgatattttttggtaCAATTATTATGCCCCAGACTAATAAAATACACCGAAGATTTCATCAGGCTACCGGACATGTAATCACCAATCACATGGAGTAAAGTCATCCGGATGTTAGATGTTGCTTAAATGTAGGCTAGaccaatttttttccatttaagacacaaaaatgcactgttatcagtaaaacacgctctcttattttcattgagataactcacaatGCAAAAGCCACCCCGTAGgtcgaaaatatttgtttccgtACATTGGAGCTGAGGaaaatattgacccgattcaattCAGTCTTGACACACTGACATACCATTGACAAATGGATTACGTATGAAttctatacaagtatatattctGTCGAAAGTCTCATATATTCgctacctaggggcttgaaaaattttggttaattttagcCGACACCTTACGGAACTTTTGGCGAATGCGAATAATTtctggtcataaggtggcatacttcaATAGCACTATTCGTGAAAAGTTTTCTCTCGTTTTATTAATTGCCACCTGATCTGTATAccggaaagtgaaaaaatcaaatggaattgaaaactgttttatatgggaaataggcGTGGTTATGGTccgatttaacccattttcGCGTTGTAACATAGGAAAGTTAAAAGCATGTTATGTACTTAATTTCATTGAATTCGGTCGAGCAGGTAATGTGATATGTGATTTCAACTGAAAGGGGGCAATGCCACGCCTATTGTTTAACTGCTATAAAGCTGTCCTACACGATCTCGGAGGTAAAAGGTCTCtaatgtatttagttattgatttaaaaatgaGCGGTGCCTCGCGTATTTCTCTACTTTGACATCGGCTCTTTTAAAACTCTCTCAAACCATCCCGGAAGTacaatttaatgtttctggTATATTTAGTTATGGATTTATCGCGCTGTCAGTAGCTTTTAACAGTACAAAATACCGTTTTTTATCGTTTAATGATGCAAGGGttataaatgcaaattatttttgcgTTCTTTATGATAACTTTTTTCATAGTAAACGcaatactaaagggtgattttttaagagcttgataacttttttaaaaaaaaaaaacgcataaaatttgcaaaatctcatcggttctttatttgaaacgttagattggttcatgacatttactttttgaagataatttcatttaaatgttgaccgcggctgcgtcttaggtggtccattcggaaagtccaattttgggcaactttttcgagcatttcggccggaatagcccgaatttcttcggaaatgttgtcttccaaagctggaatagttgctggcttatttctgtagactttagacttgacgtagccccacaaaaaatagtctaaaggcgttaaatcgcatgatcttggtggccaacttacgggtccatttcttgagatgaattgttgtccgaagttttcccccaaaatggccatagaatcgcgagctgtgtggcatgtagcgccatcttgttgaaaccacatgtcaaccaagttcagttcttccatttttggcaacaaaaagtttgttagcatcgaacgatagcgatcgccattcaccgtaacgttgcgtccaacagcatctttgaaaaaatacggtccaatgattccaccagcgtacaaaccacaccaaacagtgcatttttcgggatgcatgggcagttcttgaacggcttctggttgctcttcgaaccgaacactgattttggtaataaaattcaatgatttgcaagcgttgctcgttagtaagtctattcatgatgaaatgtcaaagcatactgagcatctttctctttgacaccatgtctgaaatcccacgtgatctgtcaaatactaatgcatgaaaatcctaacctcaaaaaaatcacccgttattattacaaggtgctttccaaagtaaacagaactttttgaatCCAGCGCCCCCTGGTGGTGCCATTTATATGTCGACttgtgcgttagaatctgctatattTATCGATTGTCTAGTGGGAGTTTCATgatatttcattgattggaagtgaagttattgcgttttaagtgacAGTACACTAGTCGGCACAATTATTTTGACGAAACTCTTTTTAACTATTGAACTTGGCGTTGCTTGAAATCGTCAAATAACGGTGCGAAAATGAGGAGCAAAACAAAGAATCTATTTTTAGCTATGTGCATGccaaattttatttcgtttacctTTTGCATTCTCTTTCTgctgataagaatgcatgcagACATCGGATTTTGCGTGGCACAAGTATTTTGACAGCAtctttatggaaatattttcacacttttaAGCACGCGAGAATTAAAGAACATCTGTGTTTAACTTTGAGCAATATTAAACGTTGTTATTAAAATAGAaaggtattaaaaattattaaataacatGGGTAAAACGGCTGAGCTAAGTTTGGTTACCAGATCCTCAATTGTAGCAAAGTTTAACGCTGGAATAGCAGTCAAAGTCATTGCCAATGAGTTTAAAGTGTCGCGTCAAACTGTGCActaccaaattaaaaagtttaaaaagcataaTGACATGCGTAATTTAAGAATATCAGGCGCTAAGCGCAAAACAGATTTCAGTGAAGACCAAGTCCTTGTacgggaatttaaaaaaaatgtttttctaaagCTCCAATCCGCAGCAGATCAATTTAATTTGAGAGCTAAAACACCAATTAGCGAGCGCACAGTCCGTCGACGATTAAAAGAATGCGATTTTAGGACTTATAAAGTCAAGGAAGTACCATatataacaaaagcaaacaagctCAAAAGACTGACTTTCGCAAAGGAATATGTCCATAAGCCTAAGGAGTTCTGGAGGAGTATTCTATGGACAGATGAAAGCTCCTTTGAGTAtaattcatcaaaaaataaattttttgtaagattACCAATGGAACAAAGGCAGAAAAGGCGGCCCGTTTGCCAAAAAGTAAGCCATGGTGGAGGCTCTGTGATGTTCTGGGGATGTGTAGCGTATAATGGACTGGGTGACTTCGTTCCTGTCACTGGCTTGATGAACCAAGGCCAATATTTACGGGTTCTAGAAGATAATGCATTTACTTCTGGAGACAGGCTTATTGGTCAATCCTTCATTCTGCAACAGGACAACTCCCCATGCCACAAAGCCAAGATGATTACAACATTTTTGATGGATGTTGGTGTTACCACTTTGGACTGGCCACCTCAAAGTCcagatttaaatataattgaaaacgtCTGGTCTCTTATGAAACGTAAAAGAACAGTATCGTTGAATAAAACCAGAGAGGAGACAATTTCTGAGGTCAGTTCCCTTTGGGAAGAGATATCTCCTGAGATCATTCAAAATTTAATCGATTCAGTACCGGGACGCCtggaaaaagttattgaaactaaaggaaattatatattttactgaattcctttttttgcctttaaattttttaagcttaaactttgttatttacataaaaaggTACTTGTCAAAATACTTATACCACAACATGAAAATTACTTTagcttatattttttgaagttcatatgacaaaatgttaaattcattatttttaagtttgtatTAGCACTAtgtaatacagaaaaaaaatcattgcaaagttacataaaaatttaaaccattTGTTTTTCGTCAAAATAATTATGCCGACTAGTGTATATttatgttatcggtgcgaaaatgagcttcgaacaaagagccaacattaaattttattttaaaagtggtaaaacttttaccgaaacgtttcaattgatgaaacaggTTTATGCCGAttattgcctatcccgtagcagagtacaCGAGAGTTTTCAACGTTtttaaagtggtcgtgaggacataaatgacgatcaacatgagggccaatcaaaatccgtgatcgccggaaattccatcgaaattgTGCGTGAATAcatcaaaaatcaaccgaaatcatcattgaaattcatggaaatggaattgaacaactccaaaacatcgatttatcgcattttgaccaaacatttgggcttacgaaaggtgtgtgcatggtttgttccgcacaaattgacagACGACCAAAAATGcttagaatccaacattcgaaggacatctttaaagaggtcaaaaaggacaaaaacttcctttagaatattgtgactggtgaaGAAACGTGttgtttccaatatgatcctGAAATGAAACACCAGACTGTTGAATGGAAGCCACCGGacgagccgaaacccaaaaaatcgtGCATCGAGAAgtcctgtttattttggaaagcaccttgtgtagtatttatttttgcatttagtATTTCCGTTAGAAAATATCATACAGTATTCAAAACAGCAGCAATGggatattaaatataatttgcaTACGTGTA includes:
- the LOC105233494 gene encoding uncharacterized protein LOC105233494, with amino-acid sequence MSATTEVGTNDPAEIIKSATETTNNGAAAKDAPNAEGQIPEWLTAELFADLLKKNVPNFKSIKNFTAEVWEAAGENYVSILASVNLDAELEDGKVQNFPYVIKVPVDAVQELMANYHNIIDTENAMYKDVIPEMEQMYRDAGVDVTFGTKHYDLKTPSKFGVVLMEDLRPYGFKNVNRLEGFDMEHTKAALKKLAQWHAASAVRVETKGQYPKVVTEGIFNEGMLTMLEMMIELTAPLYMECARTYEGHEEYYDSLQRCHRYYADELRPLMNIDPNEFNVLNHGDFWVNNIMFQYDDAGKLKETYFVDLQLTRYGSPMIDLYFLLLSSTSLDLKLKHFDYFIKYYHDNLIEYLKLLKYPKKLPTLKEIHIAMLKYGPFAVNFVVCHLPLVLLEAKGGANLTNLMDMTEKGMAIKRVMYTNSRYRQHIEALFPWLYHRGAF